A single Coregonus clupeaformis isolate EN_2021a chromosome 39, ASM2061545v1, whole genome shotgun sequence DNA region contains:
- the LOC121554559 gene encoding serine/arginine repetitive matrix protein 2 translates to MAAQCRSYKCTVERKGFRRELDSWRHKLINCVGFESILEGIYGPLLLRDLNIFDDCEPEELDDWAVEAGCSFCGLLINDHVPVAAASPSQGPSLSDSSLSAHRFLHAVFHKKELASGGDPNIPLVAQELMRRMVRQFAIEYVSKTHFTTSTSTATGSQRSDLDTPLDLTVTRNQENQEEEPTPANSVLDLSKRSSARSPTFPQSLRLPVAHGYRRILRLAHQQHRQSLAYRDAHRRLVPPPDPLCGHLVAKQQKDTSSPPPSFPFTDCGSHSAAGASHQQTDWKTPAGPGCCCVQRCRLPPVCYCLHCLPAPTPTPSPAPTPTPSPAPTPTPQPQPRSHPNPRSCTSCCPEYTYLAPVRPTAQGGGGSECPVLKRERSRSRSPPPLSPIPSDMDGKEEDKPPSLLQEEEEEEEGCSGEQQDLVERFSDKLKTIRSQEKDPPLSSALANHNLENDPHLTTSANQHIAESQADAHLSEIITTVLNTGGGSDYSLNDLLHRHDNNESRPPRTRSRRRQEALAAMMTLPDQPSTRRQTVLIKRELARLNQSLCRRRPSLGKNKSRSATPSSTCSSPEPTPFIPEPTLVTAEVEGEMERVKEREMERVKEGEMERVKGGEMERVKEGEMERVTEEAGPVRVTKDRVSVKEEMKDKPPVLSSTQQSHPQEDKHKPDSWKVTCQESNRRDLSEKKRREEVKPGSTGSACDHGSGLPERSNEEEETPETAGCSKDSSRVSARSSPSSPCRTRRGRRSQPGSSKVVERSSEAGRSGRRNIVPPQRFSSYVTEPRKMYFAACFSERIFSAQRTPKDRPALNAPTTNHTDSPSLATDTAEGSGEAREEELLLASTPEVVSRERRGGRGCGSTAGGQSSDSESQRRGQVIPVTAASSEQQSPPKHRSQNRANVRLSAARPYVRLRSAPAQPQGQDPDSQSQPESPQTASRPEGEVPTEQPQYTSPIKLMFVSAVVGEEGVRYTLKAAAPGSSWYGQETFDPCEESSWAGTPEKTPEKTHNPPKTKSPLQTKSPPKTRSPPKDTVSSSPKLCGARGGEGGSPPKRSPGSLNGDGPPPIRETTPPKRRPGRPKKLGPQLEKRAKRPIGRPPKQRGVELSCGSRQGGQDRSSGLGCSTGEGSSAVPGCQETDPANRNLKITVVYGRSHRTKRTVSEEAACLQATVKLMDLNFVRPVKERRFASNSSSNIKCQKLQCAAAMRRPGRPAKVKISGISVTVTTVSPRQRKIHMNRDTARKSPEMLCRRKALLPEPQPSKEPRKIGSTPTSEDATQMQTERTTKSRDGERERQIQTPPLLAVRHSVRVRKPSVYLLHSVATSTSRSLSHSTALLRRSRQLLINRASSKGSQRRRKEEEGGRRRGHPRAGGAALWEGGEEDHVAGVSVDSIFPACSSEALRWWPVSSDQDSLNQELARRIRLISHSWVSSATAHTTRMGTTMSAKQRLNDDDSSPSWKPEVGSAVRMLFDRRCSVERLASWFMQTTETQSLGIVKKTSSRNPYELLHYPRAASRGSVFPSPQTARLRKHIKKFAKAVPKSPAQLRLAQERLQRGNELNARRRLFTARPAPGGLRIRAPWRKVRALGMYRTTLLRVREKFLTRTLRAKRPNRLRYSQAVWRRRPVEVGSSPGQVRPSAHPREELTCSPHHHRLPASSETSQPRSPVHLTDQLTGLTKQQCLSSKAWSPETLKECCVFLKKINSPDTESTAEEEWDVCTVNLDDAYCPDGTRQEERRDGEGRAGKTERRKRRVPWKESSGSAQEVQEHNRVRAGKRRGKRNNSGNATSQSPIPPPAKVMRKSRGRGLTGPWWHDFILGT, encoded by the exons GGTTCGAGAGCATTCTGGAGGGAATCTATGGCCCGTTGCTGCTCAGAGACCTCAATATTTTTGATG actgtGAACCAGAGGAGCTGGACGACTGGGCAGTGGAGGCCGGCTGTTCCTTCTGCGGCCTCCTGATCAAT GACCATGTCCCGGTGGCGGCCGCCTCCCCCTCCCAAGGCCCCTCCCTCTCAGACAGCAGCCTGTCAGCTCACAGGTTCCTCCACGCCGTGTTCCATAAGAAGG AGCTGGCGTCCGGTGGGGACCCTAACATCCCTCTGGTTGCCCAGGAACTGATGAGGAGGATGGTCAGGCAGTTTGCTATAGAGTACGTCTCCAAGACACACTTCACCACCTCTACCAGCACCGCCACAGGCTCCCAGCGTTCTGACCTCGACACACCTCTAGACCTCACTGTGACACGGAaccaggagaaccaggaggaggaACCCACACCAG CGAACAGTGTGCTCGACCTCTCCAAGCGGAGCTCTGCCAGATCACCCACCTTCCCACAAAGCCTCAGG CTCCCTGTTGCCCATGGTTACCGA CGAATCCTGAGGCTCGCCCACCAGCAGCACCGCCAATCATTGGCCTACAGGGACGCCCATCGCCGCCTCGTCCCGCCCCCAGACCCTCTCTGCGGCCACCTGGTGGCCAAACAACAGAAGgacacttcctctcctcctccttccttccccttTACCGACTGTGGGAGCCATAGTGCCGCTGGCGCCTCACATCAGCAGACTGACTGGAAGACGCCAGCTGGTCCAGGCTGTTGCTGTGTGCAGCGCTGCAGGCTGCctccagtctgttactgcctcCACTGCCT CCCCGCTCCCACCCCAACCCCCAGCCCCGCTCCCACCCCAACCCCCAGCCCCGCTCCCACCCCCACACCCCAACCCCAGCCCCGCTCCCACCCCAACCCCCGATCCTGCACCTCTTGCTGCCCAGAATACACCTACCTGGCGCCGGTCAGACCCACAgcccagggaggaggaggaagcgaGTGCCCTGTCCTCAAGAGAGAGCGATCCCGCAgccgctctcctcctcctctctcccccatcccctcagACATGGACGGGAAGGAGGAAGACAAGCCTCCCTCTCTtctgcaggaggaggaggaggaggaggaggggtgcaGTGGGGAGCAACAGGACCTGGTGGAGCGCTTCAGTGACAAACTAAAGACAATCAGATCCCAGGAGAAGGACCCGCCCCTCAGCTCTGCCTTAGCCAATCACAACCTAGAAAATGACCCCCACCTGACGACCTCGGCCAATCAGCACATAGCGGAGTCTCAGGCCGACGCCCACCTGAGTGAGATCATCACCACCGTTCTGAACACGGGTGGCGGCAGCGACTACAGCCTAAACGACCTGTTGCATCGCCATGACAACAACGAGAGCCGGCCACCCCGGACGCGTTCCCGGCGGCGACAGGAGGCCCTGGCTGCCATGATGACTTTGCCCGACCAGCCGTCCACCCGGCGACAGACCGTGCTAATCAAACGGGAGCTGGCCAGGCTGAACCAATCGCTGTGCAGGAGGAGGCCGTCGCTAGGGAAGAACAAGAGCCGCAGTGCCACGCCCTCTTCTACCTGCTCCTCACCTGAACCAACCCCTTTTATACCTGAACCAACCCTCGTTACAgcagaggtggagggagagatggagagggtgaaggagagagagatggagagggtgaaggagggagagatggagagggtg aaggggggagagatggagagggtgaaggagggagagatggagagggtgaCAGAGGAGGCAGGTCCAGTGAGAGTTACGAAGGACAGAGTCAGCGTGAAGGAGGAGATGAAGGACAAACCcccagtcctctcctctacacaacAGAGTCACCCACAGGAGGACAAACACAAACCTGACAGCTGGAAGGTCACCTGTCAGGAAAGCAATAGGAGAGACCTCTctgagaagaagaggagagaggaggtgaaacCAGGTAGTACCGGCAGCGCCTGTGACCATGGCAGTGGTCTTCCTGAGAGGAGTAACGAGGAAGAGGAGACACCAGAAACAGCAGGCTGCAGCAAGGACAGTAGCAGGGTGTCAGCCAGGAGTAGCCCTTCCTCCCCCTGCAGAACCAGGAGAGGCAGGAGATCCCAGCCAGGCAGCAGCAAGGTGGTGGAGAGGAGCAGCGAGGCTGGGAGGTCCGGGAGGAGGAACATCGTCCCTCCCCAGCGGTTCTCCTCCTACGTCACAGAGCCCAGGAAGATGTATTTCGCTGCCTGTTTCTCAGAGAGAATCTTCTCCGCCCAGAGGACGCCAAAGGACCGGCCAGCACTAAATGCCCCCACCACCAATCACACAGACTCCCCATCCTTGGCCACAGACACGGCTGAGGGGTCGGGCGAAGCAAGAGAAGAGGAATTACTGCTGGCATCCACTCCTGAGGTTGTCAGtcgggagaggaggggaggcagaggcTGTGGATCAACAGCAGGAGGTCAGAGTTCAGACAGTGAGTCACAAAGACGGGGTCAGGTGATTCCCGTCACTGCAGCTTCCTCCGAGCAGCAGAGTCCCCCTAAACACCGCTCCCAGAACAGGGCAAACGTTAGGCTCAGCGCTGCCAGACCTTACGTGCGCTTACGCTCCGCCCCAGCCCAACCCCAGGGTCAGGACCCAGActcccagtcccaaccagagagcCCTCAGACAGCCTCCAGGCCAGAGGGTGAGGTCCCCACAGAGCAGCCTCAGTACACCAGCCCCATCAAGCTGATGTTTGTCTCTGCAGTagtgggtgaggagggggtgaggtACACCCTGAAGGCGGCTGCACCGGGATCCAGCTGGTATGGACAGGAGACCTTTGACCCCTGTGAGGAGTCATCATGGGCTGGAACCCCGGAGAAGACCCCAGAGAAGACCCACAATCCACCTAAAACCAAGAGTCCCCTCCAGACCAAGAGTCCACCCAAAACCAGGAGTCCACCCAAGGACACCGTATCGTCATCACCAAAGCTGTGTggagcgagaggaggagaggggggtagcCCGCCCAAACGCTCCCCCGGGTCCCTGAACGGAGACGGCCCGCCGCCTATCCGTGAAACCACCCCCCCGAAGAGACGTCCGGGACGGCCCAAGAAGCTGGGCCCCCAGCTGGAGAAGAGGGCCAAGAGGCCGATCGGCCGCCCGCCCAAGCAAAGGGGTGTGGAGCTGAGCTGTGGCTCCAGGCAGGGTGGTCAGGACCGGTCCAGTGGATTAGGCTGCAGCACCGGGGAGGGGAGCAGCGCTGTCCCAGGCTGCCAGGAGACAGACCCAGCTAACAGGAACCTGAAGATCACCGTGGTGTACGGACGCTCCCACAGGACCAAGAGGACCGTGTCAGAGGAGGCTGCTTGTCTCCAGGCTACAGTGAAGCTGATGGATCTAAACTTCGTCAGACCGGTGAAGGAGAGGAGGTTCgccagcaacagcagcagcaacatcAAGTGCCAGAAGCTGCAGTGTGCCGCGGCCATGCGTCGCCCAGGGAGACCCGCCAAGGTCAAGATCTCCGGAATCTCCGTTACCGTCACCACCGTGTCGCCGCGGCAACGCAAGATCCACATGAACCGGGACACCGCCAGGAAATCTCCGGAGATGCTCTGTCGGCGGAAAGCCCTCCTTCCTGAACCCCAGCCTTCCAAAGAGCCCAGGAAAATCGGCAGCACTCCGACTAGCGAGGACGCCACTCAGATGCAGACAGAGAGAACGACAAAGTCCAGGGATggagagcgagagcgacagaTCCAGACTCCTCCTCTGTTAGCGGTGCGTCACTCTGTGAGGGTGAGGAAGCCATCAGTGTACCTGCTTCACTCTGTAGCCACCTCCACCTCTAGGTCCCTGAGCCACAGTACCGCCCTGCTGCGCCGATCCAGACAGCTACTGATCAACAGGGCCAGCAGCAAGGGCAGCCAGcgcaggaggaaggaggaggagggggggaggaggagaggacacccCAGGGCAGGAGGAGCTGCTctctgggagggaggagaggagga CCATGTGGCGGGGGTTTCGGTAGACTCCATCTTCCCAGCCTGCTCCAGCGAGGCGTTGAGGTGGTGGCCCGTCTCCTCCGACCAGGACAGCCTGAACCAGGAGCTGGCTCGCAGGATCCGCCTCATATCCCACAGCTGGGTCTCCTCCGCTACCGCCCACACTACCAGGATGGGGACGACCATGTCCGCCAAGCAGAGACTCAACGACGACGACTCCTCGCCCTCCTGGAAGCCAGAGGTGGGGTCGGCGGTGCGGATGCTGTTTGACCGGCGCTGCAGCGTGGAGAGGCTGGCCTCCTGGTTCATGCAGACCACTGAGACTCAGTCTCTGGGCATCGTGAAGAAGACTAGCTCCCGAAACCCCTACGAGCTCCTGCACTACCCACGGGCCGCCAGCAGGGGGAGCGTCTTTCCCAGCCCGCAGACCGCGCGACTACGCAAACACATCAAGAAGTTTGCCAAAGCTGTGCCAAAGAGCCCCGCCCAGCTCCGTCTGGCCCAGGAGCGGCTCCAACGTGGAAACGAGCTGAACGCCAGGCGGCGTCTGTTCACTGCGAGGCCGGCGCCAGGAGGGCTGCGTATCCGAGCTCCATGGAGGAAGGTCCGGGCCCTCGGGATGTACAGAACCACTCTGCTCAGAGTCAGAGAGAAGTTCCTCACCAGGACCCTCAGAGCCAAGCGGCCCAACAGGCTGAGGTACAGCCAGGCGGTCTGGAGGAGGAGGCCGGTGGAGGTAGGCAGCTCACCTGGCCAGGTACGGCCCTCTGCTCATCCCAGGGAGGAGCTCACCTGTTCTCCACATCACCACCGTCTACCTGCCTCCTCAGAGACCAGTCAGCCCCGCAGCCCCGTCCACCTGACTGACCAGCTGACGGGCCTCACCAAACAGCAGTGTCTCAGCTCTAAAGCCTGGAGTCCGGAGACTTTGAAGGAGTGTTGCGTGTTCCTCAAGAAGATCAACTCCCCCGACACAGAGTCCACCGCTGAGGAGGAGTGGGACGTCTGCACCGTCAATCTAGACGACGCGTACTGCCCCGACGGGaccagacaggaggagagaagggacGGGGAGGGCAGGGCTGGGAAAacggagagaaggaagaggagagttCCCTGGAAGGAGTCTAGCGGCTCGGCACAGGAGGTTCAGGAGCACAACCGGGTCCGAGCCGGGAAGAGGAGAGGCAAACGCAACAATTCTGGGAACGCCACGAGCCAATCGCCAATCCCGCCGCCGGCGAAAGTAATGAGAAAATCGCGTGGGAGGGGCCTGACCGGGCCGTGGTGGCACGACTTTATACTGG gAACCTGA